In Dioscorea cayenensis subsp. rotundata cultivar TDr96_F1 chromosome 11, TDr96_F1_v2_PseudoChromosome.rev07_lg8_w22 25.fasta, whole genome shotgun sequence, a single genomic region encodes these proteins:
- the LOC120271859 gene encoding cinnamoyl-CoA reductase 1-like produces the protein MATISHIRKNGDAIPVAAGHDLRRQTVCVTGAGGFIGSWLVKLLLLKGYNVRGTVRNIEDPKNLHLKGLEGAEERLTLYKADVLDYESVCLAFDCCDGVFHVASPVTNDPEKVKDAVEGTMNAVSAAVKAGVGRFVFTSSIGAVHMNPNRSSDAVLDENCWSDLDYCKKTDNWYCYGKMVAELNAVDIANKRGLDLVVVVPPPTVGPMLQSTLNASCFRVLTYMRGAKKAYPNAVWGLVDVRDVAQAHILVYENPNAYGRYFCIATVVHRATFVGMLSELFPEYPITTECEDKINPRVKPYKFSNQRLQELGLEYTLIKESLYETVKSLKQKGHLPPARMCQMPPKITPSM, from the exons ATGGCCACCATCTCTCACATCCGCAAGAACGGAGATGCAATTCCGGTGGCCGCCGGTCATGATCTCCGACGACAGACAGTGTGTGTGACTGGTGCTGGCGGGTTCATCGGGTCATGGCTTGTGAAACTTCTACTTCTCAAGGGATACAATGTTAGAGGGACAGTCCGGAACATAG AGGATCCAAAGAACTTGCATTTGAAAGGATTGGAAGGAGCTGAGGAAAGACTGACATTGTACAAAGCCGATGTGTTGGACTATGAAAGCGTTTGTTTGGCGTTCGACTGCTGTGATGGAGTCTTTCATGTTGCTTCTCCGGTGACCAATGACCCG GAGAAGGTGAAAGATGCCGTGGAAGGCACAATGAACGCAGTTAGTGCGGCTGTGAAAGCCGGTGTAGGTCGGTTTGTCTTCACTTCTTCAATAGGAGCTGTTCACATGAACCCTAACAGAAGCTCGGACGCCGTCTTGGATGAAAATTGCTGGAGTGATCTTGATTACTGCAAGAAAACAGAC AATTGGTATTGCTATGGAAAAATGGTGGCAGAGCTTAATGCAGTAGACATAGCCAACAAAAGAGGGTTAGATTTAGTAGTGGTGGTACCTCCACCAACAGTAGGACCAATGTTGCAATCCACATTGAATGCAAGTTGCTTTAGGGTTCTCACCTACATGAGAGGGGCCAAAAAGGCATACCCTAATGCagtctggggcttagttgatgTTAGAGACGTTGCTCAAGCTCACATACTTGTTtatgaaaaccctaatgcttATGGCCGATACTTTTGCATCGCGACGGTAGTTCACCGAGCTACGTTTGTTGGAATGCTTTCAGAGTTGTTTCCGGAGTATCCCATCACTACTGA GTGTGAAGATAAGATAAACCCAAGGGTTAAGCCTTACAAATTTTCAAACCAAAGACTCCAAGAACTTGGACTAGAGTATACTCTAATAAAGGAAAGCCTGTATGAAACAGTGAAGAGCTTGAAACAGAAGGGCCACCTCCCTCCTGCTCGGATGTGCCAAATGCCACCAAAAATTACCCCTTCTATGTGA
- the LOC120272468 gene encoding hexokinase-4, chloroplastic, whose protein sequence is MSAATPPAVRSCRPFLTAPGRRRCPAVRCSLAGDVVTASRILKELKSGCDTPLPVLRRVADAMADDMRAGLASDHSGSDLKMILSYVDALPTGSEKGLFYALDLGGTNFRVLRVQLGGKDNRVIDTEFEQVSIPQELMFGTSEELFDFIASGLASFVEKESERFYLPPGRKREIGFTFSFPVNQTSIDSGILIKWTKGFAVSGTAGKDVVACLNEAMERKGLDMRVSALVNDAVGTLAGARYWDDDVMVAVILGTGTNACYIEQIDAIPKLLSPASGCGRTIINTEWGAFSSGFPLTEFDNDMDNESINPGEQIFEKTIAGMYLGEIVRRVLLKMSKFADLFGKYLPEKLSTPFVLRTPDLCAMHQDESEDLSEIGKILNATIGTTSSTLEARKITMDVTDTIVKRGGRLAGAGIVGILQKLDQDSRGLVFGKRLVVAMDGGLYENYPQYRNHMKSAVNELLGPELSKNVIIEHTKDGSGIGAALLAAVNSKYID, encoded by the exons ATGTCGGCAGCCACGCCACCGGCCGTGAGGTCTTGCCGGCCCTTCCTCACCGCGCCGGGGAGGCGACGGTGCCCGGCAGTGAGATGCTCGCTCGCCGGAGACGTGGTGACTGCCAGCCGGATCTTGAAGGAGCTCAAGTCCGGATGTGACACGCCGTTGCCTGTGCTCCGCCGCGTCGCCGATGCCATGGCCGATGACATGAGGGCTGGTCTTGCTTCCGATCACTCTGGGAGTGACCTCAAGATGATCCTTAGCTACGTTGATGCCCTCCCAACTGG AAGCGAAAAGGGACTCTTTTATGCATTGGATCTGGGTGGGACAAACTTCAGAGTGTTGAGAGTGCAGTTAGGAGGAAAGGACAACCGTGTAATTGACACAGAATTTGAACAGGTTTCAATTCCACAAGAACTTATGTTTGGTACCAGTGAG GagttatttgatttcattgcttCTGGCCTTGCGAGTTTTGTGGAGAAGGAGAGCGAAAGATTTTATTTACCTCccggaagaaagagagaaattgGCTTTACATTCTCATTTCCTGTAAATCAGACTTCTATTGATTCAGGCATCTTAATAAAGTGGACAAAGGGTTTTGCAGTCTCTGGAACG GCAGGAAAAGATGTTGTAGCTTGCTTAAATGAAGCAATGGAAAGAAAGGGTCTAGATATGCGAGTATCTGCCTTG GTCAATGACGCTGTGGGAACCTTGGCTGGAGCACGCTACTGGGATGATGATGTGATGGTGGCTGTGATATTGGGCACTGGTACTAATGCCTGCTACATAGAGCAGATTGATGCTATCCCTAAATTGTTGAGTCCAGCATCTGGCTGTGGGAGAACG ATTATCAATACTGAGTGGGGGGCATTCTCGTCTGGTTTTCCTTTGACTGAGTTTGATAATGATATGGACAATGAAAGCATAAACCCTGGAGAGCAG ATATTTGAGAAGACAATTGCTGGCATGTACTTGGGTGAGATAGTCAGAAGAGTGTTACTTAAGATGTCTAAGTTCGCTGATCTTTTTGGGAAGTATCTTCCTGAAAAGCTCTCTACTCCTTTTGTGCTGAG GACCCCTGATCTTTGTGCTATGCATCAGGATGAGTCAGAAGACCTTTCTGAAATTGGGAAGATATTAAATGCCACAATTGGT ACAACAAGCTCAACCTTGGAAGCGAGGAAGATCACTATGGATGTCACAGATACAATAGTAAAACGTGGTGGAAGGTTGGCAGGAGCTGGCATAGTAGGCATTCTACAAAAGCTTGACCAGGACTCCAGAGGCCTTGTCTTCGGAAAAAGGTTAGTAGTCGCGATGGACGGTGGACTATACGAAAATTATCCCCAGTACAGGAACCATATGAAAAGTGCTGTCAATGAATTACTTGGACCAGAGTTGTCGAAAAATGTGATAATCGAGCATACAAAGGATGGTTCAGGCATCGGAGCAGCTCTGTTGGCTGCTGTAAATTCAAAGTACATAGATTGA